The following coding sequences lie in one Sinorhizobium fredii USDA 257 genomic window:
- a CDS encoding bifunctional diguanylate cyclase/phosphodiesterase, producing MPNLNARNFRRLSGFLKPNYLPAVIATFVVLTAGVLADNQNRVVSEARLRSEVADELNPIRSRLESSVNGNIQLVRGLIGTIATEPDMRQQRFSELAQSIFSERSQLRNIAAAPKLVVSMVYPMAGNEKAIGLDYRANDKQRGSVMRVVASGKMVLAGPVDLVQGGRGLIGRFPVTTNAGGSRRFWGLVSAVMDLDQLYRDSGLISSALDIEIAIAGRDGQGRDGAIFFGDPAIFEKAPVEVDVTLPGGSWRIAAIPKGGWPPTPENAWQVRLLIMLGGLMIVVPMIVTGHLTTERQQNIRALRQSKDQLLELSHRLKIALDTSKIGIWELDIDTGKLLWDNRMKELYGVGPSVRENYDDWKEALHPDDLARAEAEYAETVASGGAYNSEFRIRLPDGEIRYIRAIGSLHSGAGGSRKIVGVNWDVTADVETRAILSEAKRLAEAHSAELEAARHRMEFNALHDPLTGLPNRRFLDHILADRARQFDAQDRLSVFHIDLDRFKQINDTMGHAAGDEILRHAAGLLRSSAGESDFVARIGGDEFVIIRAGGNIEEDAALASSIIEAMSTPVRYKDQECRIGVSIGIAAQAAATDEFSQVLVNADIALYEAKRRGRNRHETFTGALKTAVFQTKQTADEILRGLEQNEFVAHFQPQFCPTSLEVIGVEALARWDHPTKGLIGPHAFLKTAEDINVVAAIDQTILEQALFQICRWEANGIRIPKVSVNLSYSRLRDEGLIEQLEQMGIPEGRLSFELLESISFDENDTTLLSNIRRIKKLGIDIEIDDFGTGYASILSLLKLTPRRLKVDRQLIFPILASPQQRRLVESIIDIGTSLGIEVIAEGVETLEHAAILKQLGCHGLQGYAFARPMSANDLATFVFERKWRAA from the coding sequence GTGCCAAATTTGAACGCTCGAAATTTTCGACGGCTCTCGGGGTTTCTGAAGCCCAACTATCTGCCGGCGGTGATCGCGACCTTCGTTGTTCTGACTGCCGGCGTTCTCGCCGACAATCAGAATCGGGTCGTCTCCGAAGCGCGCCTGCGCTCCGAGGTCGCGGATGAACTCAATCCGATACGATCCCGCCTGGAGAGCAGCGTTAACGGCAACATCCAACTCGTCCGCGGCCTGATCGGTACGATCGCAACCGAGCCGGATATGCGCCAGCAGCGCTTCAGCGAACTGGCGCAGAGCATCTTCAGCGAACGCTCACAACTGCGCAACATCGCCGCGGCGCCCAAGCTGGTGGTCTCGATGGTCTACCCGATGGCGGGCAACGAGAAGGCTATCGGCCTCGACTACCGTGCCAACGACAAACAACGCGGATCCGTCATGCGGGTGGTGGCAAGCGGAAAAATGGTGCTCGCCGGTCCCGTCGATCTCGTCCAGGGCGGCCGCGGACTGATCGGCCGCTTTCCGGTGACAACCAATGCCGGTGGCAGCAGGCGTTTCTGGGGTCTGGTATCAGCGGTCATGGATCTCGACCAGCTCTATCGCGACAGCGGCCTCATCTCATCGGCGCTCGACATCGAAATCGCCATTGCCGGCCGTGACGGCCAGGGACGCGATGGCGCGATTTTCTTCGGCGATCCGGCAATTTTCGAAAAGGCGCCGGTGGAGGTGGACGTGACGCTGCCGGGCGGCTCCTGGCGAATAGCGGCGATACCGAAGGGCGGGTGGCCTCCGACGCCGGAGAATGCCTGGCAGGTTCGCCTCCTCATCATGCTTGGCGGCCTGATGATCGTCGTTCCGATGATCGTCACCGGGCACCTGACGACCGAGCGCCAGCAAAACATCCGCGCCCTGCGGCAGAGCAAGGATCAGTTGCTCGAACTTTCGCATCGCCTCAAGATCGCACTCGACACGTCCAAGATCGGTATCTGGGAACTCGATATCGATACCGGCAAGCTGCTGTGGGACAACCGTATGAAGGAGCTTTACGGCGTCGGACCATCTGTTCGTGAAAACTATGACGACTGGAAAGAGGCGCTGCATCCCGACGATCTCGCCCGCGCCGAGGCGGAATACGCCGAGACCGTCGCAAGCGGCGGCGCCTATAACTCCGAATTCCGCATTCGGCTGCCCGACGGCGAGATCCGATACATCCGCGCCATCGGTTCGCTTCACAGCGGCGCGGGGGGCAGCAGGAAGATCGTCGGCGTCAACTGGGACGTGACGGCCGACGTCGAAACGCGGGCAATACTTTCCGAAGCCAAGCGTCTCGCCGAAGCGCACAGCGCCGAACTGGAGGCGGCGCGGCACCGGATGGAATTCAACGCGCTGCATGACCCCCTGACAGGGCTCCCGAACCGCCGCTTCCTTGACCACATCCTCGCGGATCGCGCCCGGCAATTCGACGCCCAGGACAGGCTCAGTGTCTTCCATATCGACCTCGACCGTTTCAAGCAGATCAACGACACGATGGGTCATGCCGCGGGCGACGAGATACTCAGGCACGCCGCCGGACTGCTGCGCTCGAGCGCGGGCGAAAGCGACTTCGTCGCGCGGATCGGCGGCGACGAGTTCGTCATCATCCGTGCGGGCGGCAACATCGAGGAGGATGCGGCGCTCGCTTCGAGCATCATCGAGGCGATGAGCACGCCGGTCCGCTACAAGGACCAGGAATGCCGCATCGGCGTCAGCATCGGCATTGCCGCCCAGGCCGCAGCGACCGACGAGTTCTCTCAGGTCCTCGTCAACGCGGATATCGCCCTTTACGAGGCGAAAAGGCGCGGCCGCAACAGGCATGAGACCTTTACCGGCGCGCTCAAGACGGCCGTGTTCCAGACGAAGCAGACGGCCGACGAGATCCTTCGCGGTCTTGAGCAGAACGAGTTTGTCGCCCATTTCCAGCCGCAGTTCTGCCCGACCTCATTGGAGGTCATCGGCGTCGAAGCGCTGGCGCGATGGGATCATCCCACCAAGGGGCTGATCGGGCCGCATGCCTTCCTGAAGACCGCCGAAGACATCAACGTCGTCGCCGCCATCGACCAGACGATCCTGGAACAGGCGCTCTTCCAGATCTGCCGCTGGGAGGCAAACGGCATCCGCATACCCAAGGTTTCGGTCAACCTCTCCTATTCGCGCTTGCGCGACGAGGGGCTGATCGAGCAGCTGGAGCAGATGGGGATCCCCGAGGGGCGGCTCTCCTTCGAATTGCTCGAATCGATCTCCTTCGACGAGAACGACACGACGCTGCTGTCGAACATCAGGCGCATCAAGAAACTTGGCATCGACATCGAGATCGACGATTTCGGCACCGGTTATGCCTCCATCCTGAGTCTGCTTAAGCTGACGCCGCGCCGCCTGAAAGTCGACCGGCAGCTGATATTCCCGATCCTCGCATCGCCCCAGCAACGCCGACTCGTGGAATCGATCATCGACATCGGGACCTCGCTCGGTATCGAGGTGATCGCCGAGGGCGTGGAGACGCTCGAACACGCCGCCATTCTCAAGCAGCTCGGCTGCCATGGGCTGCAGGGATATGCCTTCGCCCGGCCGATGAGCGCCAATGATCTCGCGACCTTCGTCTTCGAGCGGAAGTGGCGCGCCGCCTAA
- a CDS encoding monovalent cation/H+ antiporter subunit A, translating into MLSVFILAPFGGSLIAIFFPSDQRGATAWFAGAIALICFLVTAGLYPYVATGGVLRFELNWIPELGLNFTLRMDGFAWLFSALITAIGFLVVLYARYYMAEEDPVPRFFALFLAFMGSMLGVVLSGNLILLAVFWELTSIVSFLLIGYWHHNAHARDGARIALTMTGMGGLAMLVGLLLIGRAVGSYDLDAVLASGDAIRNDPLYNVILVLVLLGALTKSAQFPFHFWLPHAMAAPTPVSAYLHSATMVKAGVFLLVRLWPVMAGTEAWFWIVGLAGLTTLLLGAYFAIFQQDLKGLLAYSTISHLGLITVLLSLGSPLAAVAAVFHIVNHATFKASLFMAAGIIDHETGTRDMRRLSGLFHYMPITATLAMVASAAMAGVPLLNGFLSKEMFFAEAIETHLVNTLDTATPYVATIASMFSVTYSLRFIHSVFYGPLPSDLPKKPHEPPRWMRAPVDFLVLACLVVGIIPAQTIGPFLHTAVVSILREETPVYSLSVWHGWNIPLIMSFVALSGGVGLYFLMRSYLKTGVEGPPVFRLLEGQRIFERVLVTLSWKWARSLEQSLGTRHLQPQMRLLVFLALAAGALPLAIGGFRLPPLLIRGIDPAFALLWGIGIACAVGSAFLAKFHRLASLVLLGGAGLVTCITFVWLSAPDLAVTQLLVEIVTTVLILLGLRWLPKRIEEPETPDIPLKVRFRRLRDFLLATMAGSGVALVAYTVMTRPSTPGTIASYFLGQAYHEGGGTNVVNVILVDFRGFDTLGEIAVLSIVALTVFALLLRFRPHLDSLESPEQQRVQNAYDDHHPERAEGDSVAEYLHIPSVIMRWMFPVTGMLAAYLFLRGHDLPGGGFAAGIAMSIGFILQYMSGGTRWVEERLRIHPLRWMSIGLLVALATGVGSWLFGYPFLTSRSEYASLPIIGKIPLASAILFDLGVFSLVLGATVLMLIALAHQSVRRAARAHMRAARPEREAAQ; encoded by the coding sequence TTGCTGTCCGTCTTCATTCTCGCCCCGTTCGGGGGAAGCCTCATCGCAATCTTCTTTCCGTCCGATCAACGCGGCGCCACGGCCTGGTTCGCAGGCGCGATCGCCCTCATCTGTTTCCTGGTAACCGCCGGCCTCTATCCTTACGTCGCGACCGGCGGCGTGCTGCGCTTTGAGCTCAACTGGATTCCCGAACTGGGGCTGAACTTCACATTGCGCATGGACGGTTTCGCCTGGCTGTTTTCGGCGCTGATCACGGCTATCGGATTTCTCGTCGTCCTCTACGCCCGCTACTACATGGCCGAGGAAGACCCCGTACCGCGCTTCTTCGCGCTCTTCCTTGCCTTCATGGGTTCGATGCTCGGCGTGGTGCTTTCCGGCAACCTCATTCTGCTCGCGGTATTCTGGGAGCTGACGAGCATCGTTTCGTTCCTGTTGATCGGCTACTGGCATCACAACGCGCATGCGCGCGACGGCGCGCGCATCGCTCTGACGATGACCGGCATGGGCGGCCTTGCGATGCTCGTCGGCTTGCTGCTGATCGGCCGAGCTGTCGGCAGCTACGATCTCGACGCCGTGCTCGCCTCAGGCGATGCGATCCGCAACGATCCCCTCTATAATGTGATCCTGGTTCTCGTCCTGCTCGGCGCCCTGACAAAGAGCGCCCAATTCCCTTTTCACTTCTGGCTGCCGCACGCAATGGCCGCACCGACACCGGTTTCGGCCTATCTGCATTCGGCGACGATGGTGAAGGCCGGCGTCTTTTTGCTGGTGCGGCTTTGGCCGGTCATGGCCGGCACGGAAGCCTGGTTCTGGATTGTCGGCCTGGCAGGCCTGACGACGCTGCTGCTCGGCGCCTATTTCGCGATCTTTCAGCAGGACCTGAAGGGGCTGCTCGCCTACTCGACAATCAGCCATCTCGGGCTGATCACCGTTCTCTTGAGCCTCGGCAGCCCGCTGGCCGCCGTCGCCGCGGTCTTCCATATCGTCAACCACGCGACCTTCAAGGCCTCGCTGTTCATGGCCGCCGGCATCATCGACCATGAAACCGGCACGCGCGACATGCGCCGGCTGAGCGGACTTTTCCACTACATGCCGATCACCGCGACGCTCGCCATGGTCGCGAGTGCCGCGATGGCCGGTGTGCCGCTGCTCAACGGCTTCCTGTCGAAGGAAATGTTCTTCGCCGAAGCGATCGAAACGCATCTCGTCAATACGCTCGACACGGCGACCCCCTATGTGGCGACGATCGCAAGCATGTTTTCGGTGACCTATTCGCTGCGCTTCATCCATAGTGTCTTCTACGGGCCGCTGCCGTCCGACCTGCCGAAGAAACCGCACGAGCCGCCACGCTGGATGCGGGCGCCCGTCGACTTTCTGGTGCTCGCCTGCCTGGTGGTCGGGATCATTCCCGCACAGACGATCGGGCCGTTCCTGCACACCGCCGTCGTCTCGATCCTGCGTGAGGAAACGCCGGTCTACAGCCTCTCCGTCTGGCATGGCTGGAACATCCCGCTGATCATGAGCTTCGTGGCGCTCTCGGGCGGCGTCGGGCTCTACTTCCTGATGCGCTCCTATCTCAAGACGGGAGTGGAGGGGCCGCCGGTCTTCCGCCTGCTCGAGGGACAGCGCATCTTCGAGCGGGTGCTGGTAACGCTATCGTGGAAATGGGCCCGCTCGCTCGAGCAAAGCCTCGGCACGCGCCATCTGCAGCCGCAGATGCGGCTCCTGGTGTTCCTGGCGCTCGCTGCCGGCGCCCTGCCTCTCGCGATTGGCGGCTTTCGGCTGCCGCCGCTGCTCATCCGCGGCATCGATCCCGCCTTCGCCCTGCTCTGGGGAATAGGCATCGCCTGCGCTGTCGGCTCGGCCTTCCTGGCAAAATTCCACCGCCTGGCATCGCTCGTGCTCCTCGGCGGTGCCGGGCTCGTCACCTGCATTACCTTCGTCTGGCTGTCCGCTCCCGACCTTGCCGTCACCCAACTCCTCGTCGAGATCGTCACCACGGTGCTCATCCTGCTTGGGCTACGCTGGTTGCCGAAGCGCATCGAGGAGCCTGAGACGCCGGATATACCGCTGAAGGTCCGCTTCAGGCGCCTGCGCGACTTCCTGCTCGCGACCATGGCGGGTAGCGGGGTCGCACTCGTCGCTTACACGGTGATGACACGGCCTTCGACCCCCGGCACCATCGCCAGCTATTTCCTCGGACAGGCCTACCACGAGGGCGGCGGCACGAACGTGGTCAACGTCATCCTGGTCGATTTCCGCGGCTTCGACACGCTCGGCGAAATCGCCGTGCTCTCAATCGTGGCACTCACGGTCTTTGCGCTCCTGCTGCGCTTCCGCCCGCACCTGGACAGCCTGGAATCGCCCGAACAGCAAAGAGTGCAGAACGCCTATGACGACCACCATCCCGAGAGGGCGGAGGGCGACAGCGTCGCCGAATATCTTCACATCCCCTCGGTAATCATGCGCTGGATGTTCCCGGTCACCGGCATGCTCGCCGCCTATCTGTTCCTGCGCGGCCACGACCTGCCGGGCGGCGGATTTGCCGCCGGCATCGCCATGTCGATCGGCTTTATCCTGCAATACATGTCCGGCGGCACCCGCTGGGTGGAGGAGCGGCTGCGCATTCACCCGCTTCGCTGGATGAGCATCGGTCTCCTCGTGGCCTTGGCCACCGGCGTCGGATCCTGGCTCTTCGGCTATCCGTTCCTCACATCCCGCTCCGAATATGCCAGCCTGCCGATCATCGGCAAGATTCCGCTCGCAAGCGCCATTCTTTTCGACCTTGGCGTCTTCTCGCTCGTGCTCGGCGCCACCGTGTTGATGCTCATCGCGCTGGCGCACCAGTCGGTCCGCCGCGCGGCGCGCGCGCATATGCGCGCCGCGCGACCCGAAAGGGAGGCGGCACAGTAA
- a CDS encoding Na+/H+ antiporter subunit C, translating into MELILSAGIGALAASGVYLLLRPRTYQVIIGLSLLSYAVNLFIFSMGRLRVNAPPVLEPGGSGDLLRYTDPVPQALVLTAIVIGFAMTALFLVVLLASRGFTGTDHVDGREPPRGD; encoded by the coding sequence ATGGAGCTCATTCTCTCCGCCGGCATCGGCGCGCTGGCCGCATCGGGCGTCTATCTTCTCCTGAGACCGCGAACCTATCAGGTGATCATCGGGCTTTCGCTGCTCTCCTATGCGGTCAATCTCTTCATCTTCAGCATGGGGCGACTGCGGGTGAACGCCCCGCCGGTGCTCGAGCCCGGCGGCTCGGGCGACCTGTTGCGCTACACCGACCCCGTTCCGCAGGCCCTCGTCCTGACCGCGATCGTCATCGGTTTCGCCATGACCGCGCTCTTTCTGGTCGTGCTGCTCGCTTCACGCGGCTTCACGGGCACCGACCATGTCGACGGAAGGGAGCCCCCGCGCGGTGACTGA
- a CDS encoding monovalent cation/H+ antiporter subunit D: MSTEGSPRAVTDWLHHLLILPILLPLAVAAVLIPIDERDRTLKGAIGFASTLVVFVVTMILMRLAALGEGSLPSAGVYQLGNWPAPFGIVLVLDRLSALMLCLASGLALAAQVYSMARWHTAGHHFHSLFQLLVAGLNGAFLTGDLFNLFVFFEMMLAASYGLLLHGSGPLRVKAGLHYVAINLAASSLFLIGVALIYGATGTLNMADLATKLATLAPESRRFVETGAAVLGVAFLVKAGMWPLSFWLPTAYAAATPPVAAVFAILTKVGIYVILRLHMLVFGTAAGASAGFGQDWLLTGGMLTIAFGTIGVLASQAMGRLAAYSVLVSSGTLLAAIGLGRPEMLAGALLYLVSSTLTIAAFFLLIELVERGRDAGADVLAVTMEAYGDFDEDEEEEEVGVAIPGTMAILGLCFCLCAILLSGLPPLSGFIAKFALLRGLFDLPEANPASVISAADWTYVALLIVSGLAAMIAMNRVGIRTFWSSIEGTIPRVVVIEITPVAVLLAACVFLSFQAGPAMRYMQATANDLLAPLAHSERVLSAPRAGGQ, from the coding sequence ATGTCGACGGAAGGGAGCCCCCGCGCGGTGACTGATTGGCTGCACCACCTCCTGATCCTGCCGATCCTGCTGCCGCTAGCCGTCGCCGCGGTGCTGATCCCGATCGATGAACGCGACCGCACCCTGAAGGGGGCCATCGGCTTCGCATCGACGCTCGTCGTCTTCGTCGTCACCATGATCCTGATGCGGCTCGCCGCCCTAGGTGAAGGCAGCCTGCCGAGCGCCGGCGTCTACCAGCTCGGCAACTGGCCGGCGCCGTTCGGCATTGTCCTCGTCCTCGACCGCCTGTCGGCGCTGATGCTCTGCCTCGCAAGCGGCCTGGCGCTCGCCGCCCAGGTCTATTCCATGGCCCGCTGGCACACGGCCGGACACCATTTCCACTCGCTGTTCCAGCTGCTTGTCGCGGGTCTCAACGGCGCATTCCTGACGGGCGACCTGTTCAATCTCTTCGTGTTCTTCGAGATGATGCTTGCCGCGTCCTACGGCCTGCTGCTGCACGGTTCCGGACCGTTGCGCGTCAAAGCCGGGCTGCATTACGTCGCCATCAATCTCGCCGCCTCGTCGCTGTTCCTGATCGGCGTCGCCCTGATCTACGGCGCCACCGGCACGCTCAACATGGCCGATCTCGCGACGAAGCTCGCCACGCTTGCACCGGAAAGCCGGCGGTTCGTCGAAACCGGCGCCGCAGTGCTGGGCGTCGCCTTTCTCGTCAAGGCGGGCATGTGGCCGTTGAGCTTCTGGCTGCCGACCGCCTATGCGGCGGCGACGCCGCCGGTCGCCGCCGTCTTCGCCATCCTCACGAAGGTCGGCATCTATGTCATTCTCCGCCTGCATATGCTCGTCTTCGGAACCGCGGCGGGCGCATCGGCCGGTTTCGGCCAGGACTGGCTTCTGACCGGCGGCATGTTGACGATCGCCTTCGGGACCATCGGCGTGCTTGCTTCGCAGGCCATGGGGCGGCTTGCCGCCTATTCGGTGCTCGTCTCTTCCGGGACACTGCTTGCGGCGATCGGCCTCGGACGACCGGAAATGCTCGCCGGCGCCCTCCTCTATCTCGTCAGCTCGACGCTGACGATTGCTGCTTTCTTCCTGCTCATCGAGCTTGTTGAACGCGGCCGCGACGCCGGCGCCGACGTTCTGGCGGTGACGATGGAAGCCTATGGCGACTTCGACGAGGATGAAGAAGAGGAGGAAGTGGGCGTCGCGATTCCGGGCACGATGGCCATTCTCGGCCTCTGCTTTTGCCTCTGCGCCATTCTCCTCTCCGGTCTGCCGCCACTTTCCGGCTTCATCGCAAAATTCGCGCTGCTGCGCGGACTCTTCGACTTGCCGGAGGCAAATCCAGCGAGCGTCATTTCCGCCGCCGACTGGACCTATGTGGCGCTCCTCATCGTTTCGGGTCTCGCCGCCATGATCGCCATGAACCGGGTCGGCATCCGGACCTTCTGGTCTTCGATCGAGGGAACCATACCGCGCGTCGTCGTCATCGAGATCACGCCCGTTGCCGTTCTGCTCGCCGCCTGCGTTTTCCTAAGCTTCCAGGCCGGCCCCGCAATGCGATACATGCAGGCGACCGCGAACGATCTGCTCGCCCCCCTCGCCCACAGCGAGCGGGTCCTTTCCGCACCCAGGGCGGGAGGCCAATAG
- a CDS encoding Na+/H+ antiporter subunit E, with amino-acid sequence MRVWYPYPLFSIALFLMWLLLNQSVAPGSIIVGVVLSTLLGWVMVKLRPAQSRLRRLGLMAAFGLAVVADIIRSNVAVAGIILRARRRPANTGFMAVDVDLENENALALLACILTATPGTAWLEYDRRQKSLLLHVLDIENEDLWRRTVKRYEAGLKEILE; translated from the coding sequence ATGCGCGTCTGGTATCCTTACCCGCTATTCTCGATTGCCCTCTTCCTCATGTGGTTGCTGCTCAACCAGTCGGTGGCACCCGGCTCGATCATCGTCGGCGTCGTCCTGAGCACCCTTCTCGGCTGGGTCATGGTGAAGCTGCGGCCGGCCCAATCGCGCCTCCGCCGTCTGGGGCTTATGGCAGCGTTCGGGCTTGCCGTCGTCGCCGACATCATTCGCTCGAATGTCGCGGTCGCCGGGATCATCCTGCGGGCCCGACGCAGACCGGCAAATACCGGTTTCATGGCCGTCGATGTCGACCTGGAGAACGAGAATGCGCTCGCCCTGCTCGCCTGCATCCTGACTGCGACCCCAGGCACCGCCTGGCTCGAATACGACCGGCGTCAGAAGAGCCTGCTCCTGCATGTGCTGGATATCGAGAACGAGGATCTCTGGCGGCGAACGGTCAAGCGTTACGAAGCGGGACTGAAGGAGATACTTGAATGA
- a CDS encoding K+/H+ antiporter subunit F, protein MIALAIVWSVLLAQVMLALAMAFALYRIIKGPRAQDRILGLDTLYINAMLMLLAFGIRTANSIYFETALIIALIGFASSIAFAKFLMRGEVIE, encoded by the coding sequence ATGATCGCGCTTGCAATCGTCTGGTCGGTCCTGCTTGCACAGGTCATGCTCGCCTTGGCGATGGCCTTCGCCCTCTACCGGATCATCAAGGGGCCGCGCGCCCAGGATCGCATCCTCGGCCTCGACACGCTCTATATCAACGCCATGCTGATGCTGCTTGCCTTCGGCATTCGCACGGCCAATTCGATCTATTTCGAGACGGCGCTGATCATCGCCCTGATCGGTTTCGCCTCCTCGATCGCTTTCGCGAAATTCCTCATGCGCGGCGAGGTGATCGAATGA
- the mnhG gene encoding monovalent cation/H(+) antiporter subunit G, producing MSHLTDLPSWAAIVVCGLLLLGAAMTLIGSLGLLRLPSFYDRLHAPTIATSGGTILICLASMLCFVVLQSRWIFHELLIVFFVTVTTPVTLMLLGQAALYRDRVADRRDVPRKPKPASEPDAE from the coding sequence ATGAGCCATCTGACCGACCTGCCGTCCTGGGCGGCGATCGTCGTTTGCGGATTGCTGCTTCTCGGAGCGGCGATGACGCTCATCGGCTCGCTCGGACTGTTGCGGCTTCCGAGCTTCTACGACCGCCTGCACGCCCCGACGATCGCCACGAGCGGCGGCACGATCCTCATCTGCCTGGCCTCGATGCTCTGCTTTGTAGTGCTGCAGAGCCGCTGGATCTTCCACGAACTGCTGATCGTCTTCTTCGTCACAGTGACGACGCCGGTGACGTTGATGCTGCTCGGTCAGGCGGCCCTCTACCGCGATCGCGTCGCGGATCGGCGCGACGTTCCGCGCAAGCCGAAGCCCGCGTCCGAACCGGATGCGGAATGA
- the cobM gene encoding precorrin-4 C(11)-methyltransferase: MTVHFIGAGPGAADLITVRGRDLIGRCSVCLYAGSIVSPELLQYCPPGARIVDTAPMSLDEIEAEYVRAAEAGEDVARLHSGDLSVWSAMAEQIRRLEKHGIGYTMTPGVPAFAAAAATLGRELTIPAVAQSLVLTRVSGRASPMPNSETLAAFGATGSTLAIHLAIHALDRVVEELTPLYGADCPVAIVVKATWPDERVLRGTLGDIVAKVAAEPIERTALIFVGPGLEASDFRESSLYDAAYQRRFRGRE, from the coding sequence ATGACGGTTCATTTCATCGGCGCAGGACCAGGCGCAGCAGATCTCATCACGGTCAGGGGCAGGGACCTGATCGGCCGCTGCTCCGTCTGCCTCTATGCCGGTTCGATCGTTTCGCCGGAGCTCCTGCAATACTGCCCGCCCGGTGCCCGCATCGTCGACACGGCGCCGATGTCGCTCGACGAGATCGAGGCGGAATATGTGCGCGCGGCTGAAGCCGGAGAGGATGTGGCGCGGCTGCATTCCGGTGACCTTTCCGTCTGGAGTGCGATGGCCGAGCAGATCCGGCGTCTGGAGAAACACGGCATCGGCTACACGATGACGCCGGGCGTGCCGGCCTTCGCCGCTGCCGCGGCAACGCTCGGCCGCGAATTGACCATTCCGGCCGTGGCCCAAAGCCTCGTGCTGACCCGCGTTTCCGGCCGCGCATCACCGATGCCGAATAGCGAAACGCTGGCGGCCTTCGGCGCCACCGGTTCGACGCTGGCGATCCACCTGGCCATCCATGCGCTCGACCGCGTCGTCGAGGAGCTGACGCCGCTCTACGGCGCCGATTGCCCGGTGGCGATCGTCGTCAAGGCCACCTGGCCGGATGAGCGTGTCCTGCGCGGCACGCTCGGCGACATCGTTGCCAAGGTCGCGGCCGAGCCGATCGAGCGCACGGCGCTGATCTTCGTCGGACCGGGGTTGGAAGCCTCGGATTTCCGGGAGAGCTCTCTTTATGACGCGGCCTATCAGCGCCGTTTCCGCGGCCGCGAATAG
- a CDS encoding bifunctional cobalt-precorrin-7 (C(5))-methyltransferase/cobalt-precorrin-6B (C(15))-methyltransferase — protein sequence MSNSVSAIVAPWLTVIGIGEDGVAGLGDEAKRLIATAPVVFGGVRHIELAASLIQGDSEVWQSPFEKSVEAIVSRRGSPVVVLASGDPFLYGVGATLARRIDVAEMRTIPAPSAFSLAASRLGWALQEAATVSLHGRSLDLIRPQLQPGARIVALTSDENGPKALAELLSESGFGQSRLTVLEALGGGRERVSRHIAASFALEKAHSLNVCALEVFADAGARILPLAGGRDDALFEHDGQITKREVRALTLSALAPRKGELLWDIGAGSGSIAIEWMLADPAMRAIAIEASSERAARIGRNAACFGVPGLAVVEGQAPDALRGLTSPNAIFVGGGGSDPGVMEAAIAALCSGGRLVANAVTTAMEAVLLAHHARLGGSLIRIDIARASPVGTMTGWRPAMPVTQWSWVKP from the coding sequence ATGTCGAACAGCGTCTCGGCCATTGTCGCTCCCTGGTTGACCGTGATCGGTATCGGCGAAGATGGTGTAGCCGGTCTCGGCGACGAGGCCAAGCGCCTCATTGCTACAGCCCCCGTCGTCTTCGGCGGCGTCCGCCACATTGAGCTCGCGGCATCCTTGATCCAAGGGGATAGCGAGGTCTGGCAGAGCCCCTTCGAAAAGTCGGTCGAGGCGATCGTTTCAAGGCGAGGGAGTCCCGTCGTGGTGCTCGCCTCCGGCGATCCATTCCTCTACGGCGTAGGCGCCACGCTGGCGCGCCGCATCGATGTCGCCGAGATGCGGACGATCCCTGCGCCCTCGGCCTTCAGCCTGGCAGCCTCGCGGCTCGGCTGGGCGCTGCAGGAGGCGGCAACCGTCTCGCTGCATGGGCGATCGCTCGATCTCATTCGGCCGCAGCTGCAGCCGGGCGCCCGCATTGTGGCGCTGACGTCGGATGAGAACGGTCCGAAGGCGCTCGCCGAACTGCTCAGCGAAAGCGGATTCGGTCAGTCTCGACTTACCGTTCTCGAGGCGCTTGGCGGGGGACGGGAGCGCGTCTCCCGGCACATAGCCGCGAGCTTCGCACTGGAGAAGGCCCATTCGCTGAACGTCTGCGCCCTCGAAGTCTTTGCCGATGCGGGAGCGCGCATCCTGCCGCTTGCCGGCGGCCGCGACGATGCGCTTTTCGAGCATGACGGCCAGATCACCAAGCGCGAGGTGCGGGCGCTGACGCTTTCGGCGCTGGCGCCGCGCAAGGGCGAGCTTCTCTGGGACATCGGCGCCGGCTCCGGCTCGATCGCCATCGAATGGATGCTGGCGGACCCGGCGATGCGGGCGATCGCCATCGAGGCATCGTCCGAACGGGCAGCGCGGATCGGTCGCAATGCCGCCTGCTTCGGCGTGCCCGGCCTGGCGGTGGTCGAGGGGCAGGCGCCGGACGCGCTTCGCGGACTGACCAGCCCGAACGCGATCTTCGTCGGCGGCGGCGGCAGCGATCCTGGCGTCATGGAGGCGGCGATCGCAGCACTGTGCTCCGGCGGTCGGTTGGTCGCCAATGCCGTCACGACGGCAATGGAAGCGGTACTCCTTGCCCATCACGCCCGTCTCGGCGGCTCGCTGATCCGCATCGATATCGCCCGGGCGTCGCCGGTCGGCACGATGACAGGCTGGCGGCCGGCCATGCCGGTGACGCAATGGTCCTGGGTCAAGCCCTGA